A single region of the Streptomyces caelestis genome encodes:
- a CDS encoding ABC transporter substrate-binding protein, with amino-acid sequence MRELETDRRAFLRGAAAAGVAATSLACRPRSGQGTTRTEHSRPLVVRDIGGSYGAANRKAVYDPFTRETGIRIKVVNILHEQMIAQIKEGRPRFDVMDINMTHLALFKREGISQELDYDRLKNARNAGIAKSLLTSHGVGKNYWASVLAYRTDAFGGKRPESWADFWSIGRFPGRRALQGSVDWPELEFALLADGVPLDKLYPLDVDRAFAALDGIKGSVPTFWESGAVPGELLGRKEVVASSVWNGRVQRLIQDGSPLAYAWNGARRQSNGYGIPKGAANPEAAYRLIDFALRPDVQAHFAQIHPEGPVVPAAYAYLSRTAAADLASTPGHLRSGFDLDVEWWVENGDAVTRRWQAWARSPDRGTRSRER; translated from the coding sequence GTGAGAGAACTCGAGACCGATCGCAGAGCATTCCTGAGGGGCGCAGCCGCAGCAGGCGTCGCCGCCACTTCGCTCGCCTGCAGGCCCCGCTCCGGCCAGGGCACCACCAGGACCGAGCACAGCAGACCACTCGTCGTCCGCGACATCGGCGGCTCATACGGAGCGGCGAACCGCAAGGCCGTCTACGACCCGTTCACCAGGGAGACCGGGATCCGGATCAAGGTGGTGAACATCCTGCACGAGCAGATGATCGCCCAGATCAAGGAAGGCCGCCCCCGGTTCGATGTCATGGACATCAACATGACGCACTTGGCGCTCTTCAAGCGGGAGGGAATTTCTCAGGAGCTCGACTACGACCGGCTGAAGAACGCGAGGAATGCCGGCATCGCCAAGTCCCTGTTGACCTCTCATGGCGTGGGAAAGAACTATTGGGCCAGCGTCCTGGCATACCGCACCGACGCCTTCGGCGGGAAAAGACCCGAGTCCTGGGCGGACTTCTGGAGCATCGGGCGATTCCCGGGCAGGCGCGCGTTGCAGGGCTCCGTGGACTGGCCGGAGCTGGAGTTCGCCCTGCTCGCCGACGGCGTGCCGCTCGACAAGTTGTACCCCCTCGACGTGGACCGTGCCTTCGCGGCCCTCGACGGCATCAAGGGCTCCGTGCCGACGTTCTGGGAGAGCGGCGCCGTACCGGGTGAGCTGCTGGGGCGTAAGGAGGTCGTGGCCTCCAGCGTGTGGAACGGGCGCGTCCAGCGTCTGATCCAGGACGGTTCCCCGCTCGCGTACGCGTGGAACGGTGCCCGCAGGCAGAGCAACGGCTACGGCATCCCCAAAGGCGCGGCGAATCCGGAGGCCGCCTATCGGCTCATCGACTTCGCCCTGCGGCCAGACGTGCAGGCGCACTTCGCACAGATCCACCCCGAGGGCCCTGTCGTGCCGGCCGCCTACGCGTACCTCTCCCGGACCGCCGCCGCGGACCTGGCGAGCACTCCCGGGCACCTGCGGTCCGGTTTCGACCTGGACGTCGAGTGGTGGGTCGAGAACGGGGATGCCGTGACCAGGCGCTGGCAGGCGTGGGCACGCAGCCCAGATCGAGGCACACGGAGCCGTGAAAGATAG
- a CDS encoding PucR family transcriptional regulator codes for MPPRRPATGHFPTITEVLRLPVLAEGMPRVLAGGSQLNRAVRWVHVTELLNPADFLEGGELVLTTGMPYPEDPSELRGYVDQLADVGAAGLIVELGYRYRKVPDELVAACRTREVPLVELARGVRFIDVTQSVHALILDAQGALLRRGRDIQDIFTALTLRGADPEELVHTTAELTGAPVVLEDLTHRVLMCELLGRPYEPVVSAWSRRSRAAPTPEKITPSGPEGWLIAPVQDHQGPWGRLVLLEDRLNAEPDPEHVLVLERAAVALSMARLAGPAWWERRAHRSVLRDLYERRFRSPADARARAEALGLPTLGHRLFAVVIRHTYTGTGEHLDERIAKAMAQTGIRALVGETAPGRIGVLLALAQASAWQPVAERIGRLCREELGPEAVVAVGPGVTDLSGIARSWQEAEQTAEAITPASPDRWFYVPADVQLPELLGVLREDVRLQRYAERQLTRLIEHDDRNGGDLLPALRAYLTAAGNKSVAAKRAGMSRQAYYQRLHTIERLLGCDLESGLQCTSLHVAVLVLDASGAAEPGT; via the coding sequence ATGCCGCCCAGACGTCCCGCAACCGGGCACTTCCCGACGATCACGGAGGTTCTACGCCTCCCCGTGCTGGCCGAGGGAATGCCGCGCGTGCTGGCCGGTGGGTCACAACTGAACCGTGCGGTGCGCTGGGTGCACGTCACCGAACTGCTCAACCCCGCCGATTTCCTGGAGGGCGGCGAGCTGGTCCTGACGACCGGCATGCCGTATCCCGAGGACCCCTCCGAGCTGCGCGGATACGTCGACCAGCTCGCCGACGTCGGCGCGGCCGGCCTGATCGTGGAGCTCGGTTACCGATACCGGAAGGTGCCCGACGAGCTGGTGGCGGCCTGCCGTACCCGTGAGGTGCCGCTGGTGGAGCTGGCCCGCGGCGTCCGGTTCATCGATGTCACGCAGTCGGTGCACGCGCTCATCCTCGACGCCCAGGGAGCGCTGCTGCGCCGCGGGCGGGACATCCAGGACATCTTCACTGCCCTGACGCTGCGGGGCGCGGACCCCGAAGAACTGGTGCACACCACCGCGGAGCTCACCGGGGCCCCCGTGGTGCTGGAGGATCTCACCCACCGGGTCCTGATGTGCGAGCTGCTCGGCCGGCCGTACGAGCCGGTGGTGTCGGCCTGGTCCCGGCGTTCCCGGGCCGCGCCGACCCCGGAGAAGATCACGCCGAGCGGCCCGGAGGGGTGGCTGATCGCGCCCGTGCAGGACCACCAGGGGCCGTGGGGGCGGCTGGTCCTGCTGGAGGACCGGCTGAACGCGGAGCCCGACCCGGAACACGTCCTGGTCCTGGAGCGCGCGGCGGTCGCCCTGAGCATGGCGCGTCTGGCCGGGCCGGCCTGGTGGGAGCGCCGGGCCCACCGCTCCGTGCTGCGGGACCTGTACGAACGGCGCTTCCGCTCCCCCGCGGACGCCCGCGCCCGCGCCGAGGCACTGGGACTGCCGACCCTCGGGCACCGCCTCTTCGCCGTCGTCATCCGCCACACGTACACCGGCACCGGCGAGCACCTCGACGAACGCATCGCGAAGGCGATGGCGCAGACCGGCATCCGCGCCCTGGTCGGCGAGACGGCCCCCGGCCGGATCGGCGTACTCCTCGCGCTGGCGCAGGCCAGCGCCTGGCAGCCGGTCGCCGAGCGGATCGGCCGTCTCTGCCGCGAGGAGCTCGGCCCGGAGGCCGTCGTCGCCGTCGGCCCCGGCGTGACCGACCTCTCCGGGATCGCCCGGTCGTGGCAGGAGGCCGAGCAGACGGCCGAGGCCATCACGCCCGCCTCGCCCGACCGCTGGTTCTACGTCCCCGCCGACGTCCAGTTGCCGGAACTCCTGGGCGTGCTGCGGGAGGACGTCCGCCTCCAGCGGTACGCGGAACGGCAGCTCACCCGACTCATCGAGCACGACGACCGCAACGGCGGCGACCTGCTCCCGGCACTGCGCGCCTACCTGACGGCGGCCGGGAACAAGTCGGTCGCGGCGAAGCGGGCCGGTATGTCCCGGCAGGCGTACTACCAGCGCCTCCACACCATCGAGCGGCTCCTCGGCTGCGACCTGGAATCGGGCCTTCAGTGCACGTCGCTGCACGTCGCGGTGCTCGTGCTGGACGCATCGGGCGCGGCAGAGCCCGGCACGTGA